The Micromonospora siamensis genome contains the following window.
ACACGCCGTGGGCGCGGGTGGCCGTGGCCACGATGGTGCCGTCCGGGCGGGCCAGCACCCCCTTGCTGCTGGCAGTGCCGAGGTCGATGCCGATCAGGTAGTCGCTCACGCCGTCGCCGTCCTATCCGGGGATCAGGGAGACCTTGACCGACCGGGAGCCGTCACCGACCAGGTCGAGGCCCTGCTGGAAGTCGGCCAGCGGGAGCTGGTGGGTGCAGATCCGGTCCATCGGCAGGACGCCGGACTCCAGCATCCGGATCGCCGCCGGCCAGCAGTGCGGGCCGAGGTGGGCGCCGCGGACGTCGAGTTCCTTGTCGTCGCTGATGATGCTCCAGTCGACGGTGACGTCGGAGCCGAAGACGCCGTACTCCACGTAGGTGCCGAGCTTGCGGAGCAGGTTGAGGCCCTGGCCGACGGCGGCCGGGTGGCCGCTGCCCTCCAGGTAGACGTCCGCGCCGTACCCGTCGGTCAGCCCGCGCACCACCTCCAGCGGGTCCTGCCGGGAGATGTTGACGGTGACGTCGGCGCCGCAGGCGGCGGCCAGGTCGAGGCGGTCGTCGGAGACGTCCAACGCCACCACGTGCGCCGGGGACTTCGCCCGCGCCCCGGCGACCATGCCCAGCCCGATCGGCCCGCAGCCGGCGACGACCACCACGTCGTCGAAGGTGATCCCCCCGCGTTCCACGGCGTGCAGCGCGCAGGACAGCGGCTCGGCGAACGCGGCGTGCGCCGGCGGCAGGTCCCGGGAGACCCGGTGTACCAGGGCGGCGGCCGGGAAGACCATGTACGACGCCATCGCGCCCGGGGTGCGGCGCTTGAAACCGTAGATGTCGTGCGGCCCGCACATCCAGTACTGGCCGCGCCGGCAGTACCGGCACTCCCAGCAGGGCACGATCTGCTCGGAGACCACCCGGTCGCCGACCTCGACGCCCCACCGGGCGCGGGCGGCGTCGTCCAGGGCGACCACCTCGCCGACGAACTCGTGGCCGGGCACCACCCCGGTCTCCGCCCACGCCGGCCGGGTGTCGTCGCCCCAGAACTTGCTCGCGCCGTGGTAGCACTTGAGGTCGCTGGCGCAGATGCCGACGGCCTCGACCCGGACCAGCGCCTCCCCCGGCCCGGGCACCGGCACCGGCACGTGCTCCAGGCGGTAGTCCTCGGGTCCGTGACAGACCACGGCTCGCATCGTCTCGGGCACGCCTGCTCCTCGGGGTGGGGGTGGGGTGGGGGTCATCCGGCGATCCCGTACCGCGCGTCGGCCTCGGCGAAGTGGCAGGCCACCCGGTGGCCGGCGGCCCGCTCGGTGAGTTCCGGCTCGACCTGCGCGCAGGTCGTCTCGGCCTTCGGGCAGCGGGTACGGAACCGGCAGCCCGACGGGGGCGACAGCGGGGACGGCACCTCGCCGCCGAGGACGATCTCCTCGGGGCGGTCGTTGCGCCAGTCGTCGACGGCCGGCGCGGCGGACAGCAGCGCCTGGGTGTACGGGTGGGCCGGGGCGCCGAACACCTCGTCGGTGCGGCCCTGCTCGACGAAGCGGCCGAGGTACATCACGGCGACGGTGTCCGCGACGTGGCGCACCACCCCCAGGTCGTGGGAGACGAAGACGTACGACACGCCCGTCTCGTCCTGCACCTCGCGCAGCAGGTTGAGGATCTGCGCCCGGATGGAGACGTCGAGCGCGGAGACCGCCTCGTCACAGACGATCACCTTGGGGCGTACGGCCAGCGCCCGGGCGATGCAGATGCGCTGCCGCTGGCCGCCGGAGAACTGGTGCGGTCGCAGGCCGCGCTGGCTGGTGCGCAGGCCGACCAGTTCGAGCAGCCGGTCGACCTCGGCGTCCCACCGCTCCCGGGGCACGATGCCGGGGTGGATCTGCCACGGCTCGCTGATCAGGTCCCGGACGCTCATCCACGGGTTGAGCGACGCGTACGGGTCCTGGAAGACCATCTGCACGTCGGGTCGCAGCCGGCGGCGGGTGGCCCGCGGCGCGGTGGCCAGGTCGACGTCGCCGAGGAGCACCTGCCCGCGGGCGGGCGGCAGCAGCCCGACGATGGTGCGGGCCAGGGTGGACTTGCCGCAGCCGGACTCGCCGACGATGCCGACGGTGCTGGCGGCCGGCACGGTCAGGTCGACGCCGGCCACCGCCCGGACCCGCCGGCCGCCGGAGAAGAGCCCGCCGGCGAGCCGGTAGTCGACGTGCAGGTCCCGCAGCCGCAGGACCGGGGTCGGTTCAGACATGTCCGCTCACCTCGCTGGTGTCGGCGCTGGGCCGGTCGGGGGCGTCGCCGACCACCTCGTCGGCGAAGTGGCAGGCGCTGGCGCGGGCCGGCGCGACGGGTCGCAGCGCGGGCACCTCCGTGCGGCAGCGGTCCCGGGCCATCGGGCACCGGGGGTGGAAGGCGCAGCCGGCGGGCACGGTCCGCGGGTCCGGCGGCTGGCCGCCGATGGCCTCCAGGGTCGCGCCCGGGCGCCGACGGTCGGGCACCGAACGCATCAACCCGACGGTGTACGGGTGGGCGGGGCGGCTGAGGACGTCACGGCTCGGCCCGGACTCGACGACCCGGCCGGCGTACATGACGACGACCTGGTCGGCGGAGCGGGACACCACGCCGAGGTCGTGGCTGATCAGGATCATGGTGAGTCCGCGGGCCTGCTTGCGCTCGGCCAGCAGCCGCATGATCTGCGCCTGGACGGTGACGTCGAGCGCGGTGGTGGGCTCGTCGGCGATGAGCAGCCGGGGTTGCAGGGACAGCGCCATGGCGATCATGACGCGTTGCCGCATGCCACCGGAGAACTCGTGCGGGTACGACCGGGCCCGGTTCGCCGCGTCCGGGATGCCGACCTCCACCATGGACTCGACGGCGCGGTCGCGGGCCTCGCGACGGCTCGCCCCGGCGCGGCGGCGGAACATCTCGGCGATCTGGTCGCCGACCCGGATGCACGGGTTCAACGCCGACAGCGGGTCCTGGAAGATCATGCTGAGTTCCCGGCCGCGCAGCGGCTGCCACTGGCGTTCGGTCAGCCGGGCGACCGGCGCGCCGTCGAGGACGATGTCGCCGCCGCCGACGGTGACGCCCGGGGGCAGCAGGCCCATCATGGCCAGCGCGGTCAGGCTCTTGCCGCTGCCGGACTCGCCGACGACCGCCACGGTCGTGCCGGCCGGTACGTCGAGGCTGACGCCGCGGACCAGGTCCACCGCGCCGGCGCCGCGGCCGAGGCTCAGCCGCAGGTCGGTGACGCGCAGCAGGGGCTCGGGGGTGCCGCCTTCGGACGGCCTGATGTCGGTCACAGCGCCGCCCTCGGGTCGGTGTGGTCGCGGTAGGCGTCGCTGACCAGGCCCACGGCCACGACCACCAGGGCGAGGGCCACGCCGGGCAGGGTGGAGATCCACCAGGCCGAGGAGAGGTAGTCGCGGCCGTCGGAGATGGTCGCGCCCCAGGAGGCCTGGGTGACGGGTACGCCGAGGCCGAGGAAGCTCAGCGAGGCCTCCCCCACCATGGCCAGCCCGATCTGCGCGGTGCCGGCCACCAGCAGCGGCGCCCAGCAGGACGGGAGGATGTAGCGGATCAGGATGCGCAGGTGGCCCACGCCCAGCACCCGGGCCGAGTCGACGTACTCCAGGGCGTGCACGGTGATCGCGGAGGCCCGGACCACCCGGGCGAAGATCACCCACCGGGTGACCGCCAGGGCGATGATGATGTTGGTGAGGCTTGGCCCGAGCACGCCGGCGATGAGGATGGCCAGCAGCACGCTGGGGAAGGCCAGCTGCACGTCGCCGAGGCGGGAGATCAGGGTGTCGGCCCAGCCCCCGAAGTAGCCGGCGAGCAGCCCGAGGACCAGCCCGACGAAGCCGCCGATCAGCACGGTGGCCAGGCCGACGACCACCGAGACCCGGCTGCCGGCGAGGATCTGGGCGAGCAGGTCGCGGCCGAGCTGGTCGGTGCCGAGCAGCGCCACCCCGCCGCCGGAGAGGCTGGCGCCGGGCGGCAGCAGCCGGTTGGGCAGGTCGGTCTCGGTGGCCGAGTAGGGCAGCAGCACCGGCCCGAACGCGGCGGCCAGCACCACCAGGGCGAGGAAGGCCAGGGAGATCCGGGCGCGCGGCGGGATCCGGCGGCGGGTCGGGGCGGACGCGGCGGGCGTCGGGGTGACGGCGGGTTCCCCGGCCGGGGCGCGGTCGGGGGCCTCCGCCGGGGAGGCGGGATGCAGGGTCATGACATGTGCTCCGGATTCAGCCGCGGATCCAGCTTGACGTAGAGAAAGTCGACCAGCAGGTTCAGCAGGACGTACGCGACGGTGATGGTCATGATGACCGCCTGCACCACCGAGTAGTCGCGGTTGGTGATCGAGTCGATCATCAGCGAGCCGATGCCGGGCCAGGCGAAGACCACCTCGATGATCACGGCGTTGGCGATGAAGTTGCCGACCAGCAGGCCGAGCAGGGTCACCACCGGGATCATCATGTTGCGCACCACGTGGCGGTAGAAGACCACCCGGCCGTCGACGCCCTTGGCGCGGGCGGTGCGGACGTAGTCCTTGCCCAGCTCCTCCAGCACGCCGTTGCGGACCAGCCGGGCCAGCCAGCCGAGGAACGGCAGCGCCAGGGTCACCGAGGGCAGCACCAGCGAGGCGACCGTGCCGTTGGCGGTGGCGGGCAGCACGTCCAGGGTGCGGGAGAAGACCAGGATCAGCATCACGCCGACCCAGAAGGTGGGCAGCGCCTGGCCGAGCAGCGTCGGCACGGAGATGGCCCGGTCGATCCAGGAGCCGGCCCGCCGGGCGCTGAGCACGCCGAGCGGGAAGCCGACCGCCACGGTGATCAGCAGCGCGAAGGCGGACAGTTGCAGGGTGGCCGGCAGCCGCTCCAGCACGTTGGCCAGGGCGTCGCCGCCGAGGCGCCAGGAGGTGCCGAAGTCGCCCTGGGCGACGCCCTGCAGGAAGGTGAGGTACTGCCGCAGCAGCGGCTCGTCGAGCCCGAGCTGGGTACGCAGCGCGGCGATGTCGCTCTGGCTGGCCGAGGCGCCGAGGATCAGCGCGGCCGGGTCGCCGGGGGCCACCCGGACGACCAGGAAGACCACGGTCAGCGAGGCCAGGATGATCAACACGGCCTGGGCGAGACGTTTCAGGACGAACCTGAGCATCAGCGGCTCCCGGGGTCGGCGGCAGTGGACTGCCGGTGGTTGGAGGAGCCCCGTACGACCAGCTCCCCGGGGAAGCTGATCCGGGTCCGGGGGGCGCCGGAGCCGCGCCGGCCGATCCGGGCGACGAGCTGGTCGACCGCGGCGGTGCCGACCTGCTCGGCGGGGAGCCGCACGCTGCTCAGCCCCGGGTCGAGGTAGGCGGAGAACGGGTGGTCGCCGAAGCCGACGACCGACACGTCCTCGCCCACCCGGCGGCCGGCCTCGGTCAGCGCCCGGTAGACCCCGAGGGCGAAGTAGTCGTTGCCGACGAGGATGCCCGAGCGCGGCGGCACGTCGGCCACCAGGCGCTGGGCCAGCTCGTACGCCTCGGCCGGCTCCCAGGGCAGGGTGTTGGCGGCGCGCCGCCGGGTCGGTACGCGCAGCACGCGTACCGACTCGGCCGGCACCCCCCGCTCGGTCAGCGCCCGGTCGAACCCGGCCATCCGGGCGCCCACCGTGGATATCGCCAGGTCCTCCTCCAGCAGGTACATCCGCTCGACGCCGCTGTCGAGCAGATGCAGGGTGGCCTGGTACGCGCCCCGCTCGTAGTCGATGCCGACCAGGTCGCAGTCGAGTTCCGGCAGGTCGCGGTTGACCAGCACCAGCTCGGTGCCGGCCGCCACCAGCCGCCGCCAGTGGTCGACCTCGGGCTGCACCGGCACCACCAGGGCCCCGTCGACGCCCCAGCGCCGCATCGACTCCACCGCGCGCAGCTCGTTGGCGTGGTTCTCCTCGGAGACCACCAGCAGCACCGAGTAGCCCAGCGTGCTGCCGCGCTGCTCGATGGCGCTGATCATGCGGGAGTAGAACGGGTTGGACGGGTTGGTGATGACCACCCCGATGGTCATGGCCTGGCCGAGGACCAGGGATCTGGCCATGGTGTTCGGGACGTAGCCGAGCCGGTCGGCCTCGGCCTTGATCATCGCCCGGGTCTCCTCGCTGACGGCGCTCTTGCCGGCCAGCGCGCGGGACACGGTGTTGACCGAGAGGCCGACCGAGGTGGCGATGTCTTGCAGGGTGACGCGTCGGGGTGAGTTCATGGCGACGTCGAGCGGCCGGTGGGGACCGCTCAGCCTCCCATCAGCACTGTGGACAGGTCGGGTTGGTTGCTGGGAACCGGCGTGAAGCCCCGCACCGTGTCGCGGACCGCGTAGGCGGTGGTGATGGTCGCCGGGAAGATCCCGACGGCATCGTCCCAGATCGTCTTGCACGCCTGGGCGTACAGGGCCTTGCGCTCGGCCTGCTCCGCCGAGCCGCGGGCCTTGGCCAGCAGCTCGTCCAGCGCCGGGTTGCGGTAGCCCATCCGGTTGGCCTTGGAGGTGTAGAGCCGGCCGAGGGTGAAGTCGGCGTCGCCGGTGGTGACCGTGTTGGTCTGCAGGTCCATGTCCCAGTCGAGCTTGTTGAGCCGCTCCAGCCAGGTCGCCTTCTCCACCTGCTGCGCCTCGACGGTGATCCCCACCTTGGCCCAGCTGGCGATCATCGACTGGGCCAGCTGGGAGATCAGCGGTCCACTGGTGGCGAACCACATCATCGAGGTCTTGAAGCCGCCGCCGAGGCCGGCCTCGGCGAGCAGCTGCTTGGCCCGTGCCGGGTCGTAGGCGTACGGCTGCTGCGGCGCGGCGCCGAAGACGGTGGACGGGATGGGCGAGTCCATCACCGTGGCGGCGTCGCCGTACAGGTCGCGGACGATGTTGTTGACGTCGACCGCGTGCCACATGGCGCGCCGGACCCGCGGGTCGGTGAAGGGCTTGCGGGAGCAGTTGAACCAGTTGAGGAAGTAGACGTAGCTCGGCACCCGGTCGACCTTGACGCCGTCCTTGCCGGTCACGTCCCGGACCTGGTCCGGCGGCACCGGCCAGAACGCGTCGACGTCGCCGGTGAGCAGCGAGGTGATCGCGGTGGAGGTCTCCGCGATGTACGGCAGCTCGACCGCCGGGCTCTTGGCCGCGTCCCCCCAGTAGGTGTCGGCCTTGACCAGGCTGAGCTTCGACGACGGCGCGAAGGCGTCCACCTTGTACGGCCCGCTGCCGATCGGCTTGCGGAAGAAGCCGGGCTCGGCCAGCCGCTTGGCCGGCGGGATGAACAGCAGGGTCAGGTTGACCAGCAGGGTGCCCAGCGGCCCGTCGGTGCGGACGGTGACCGTGGTCGGGTCGGTCGCCTCGGCCGACTTCACCGAGCCCCACAGGGCCGAGAGGTTGGTGGTGGTGTCGATCGCCTTGCGGATCGAGGCGACCACGTCCTCGGCGGTGAGCTTGCTGCCGTCGTGGAAGGTGACGTCGTCGCGGAGCTTGAACACCCAGGTCTGCGGGTCCGGCCGGGCCCAGGAGGTCGCCAGGGCAGGGCCGTAGCCGTCGCCCTGGCGGCGCACCAGGGTGTCGAAGATGAGCCGGCGGGCCATCAGGGCGGGCTCGTCCACCGTGGTGTTCGGGCTCAGCGGGTCGAGGTCGGTGATCGGCTGTGCGAAGCAGACCTTGAGGGCGGCCTTCGCCTTCTCCGCGTCGCCGCCGGCCACCCCGCAGGCCGCCAGGTAGGTGCTCGCCGCTCCGATGCCGGCGACGGTCAGGAACCGCCGGCGGTTGATGGTGGTGTGGTTGTCCATCGCCTTCTCCTCAGAAGGGTTGGGCCGTCGGCGACGCGGGAGGCGTCGTCAGGCCTTGAGCGCGAGATAGATCAGGGTGGGCACCTGGGTGCCGGCGGAATCGCCGTGCACGGTGGCGCGCAGTCGCAGCCAGCCGCCGAACTCGCGGCTGACCCAGGTGACCAGTCCGGCGGCGTCGACCGAGGTGGCCG
Protein-coding sequences here:
- a CDS encoding ABC transporter ATP-binding protein, coding for MSEPTPVLRLRDLHVDYRLAGGLFSGGRRVRAVAGVDLTVPAASTVGIVGESGCGKSTLARTIVGLLPPARGQVLLGDVDLATAPRATRRRLRPDVQMVFQDPYASLNPWMSVRDLISEPWQIHPGIVPRERWDAEVDRLLELVGLRTSQRGLRPHQFSGGQRQRICIARALAVRPKVIVCDEAVSALDVSIRAQILNLLREVQDETGVSYVFVSHDLGVVRHVADTVAVMYLGRFVEQGRTDEVFGAPAHPYTQALLSAAPAVDDWRNDRPEEIVLGGEVPSPLSPPSGCRFRTRCPKAETTCAQVEPELTERAAGHRVACHFAEADARYGIAG
- a CDS encoding ABC transporter substrate-binding protein; translated protein: MDNHTTINRRRFLTVAGIGAASTYLAACGVAGGDAEKAKAALKVCFAQPITDLDPLSPNTTVDEPALMARRLIFDTLVRRQGDGYGPALATSWARPDPQTWVFKLRDDVTFHDGSKLTAEDVVASIRKAIDTTTNLSALWGSVKSAEATDPTTVTVRTDGPLGTLLVNLTLLFIPPAKRLAEPGFFRKPIGSGPYKVDAFAPSSKLSLVKADTYWGDAAKSPAVELPYIAETSTAITSLLTGDVDAFWPVPPDQVRDVTGKDGVKVDRVPSYVYFLNWFNCSRKPFTDPRVRRAMWHAVDVNNIVRDLYGDAATVMDSPIPSTVFGAAPQQPYAYDPARAKQLLAEAGLGGGFKTSMMWFATSGPLISQLAQSMIASWAKVGITVEAQQVEKATWLERLNKLDWDMDLQTNTVTTGDADFTLGRLYTSKANRMGYRNPALDELLAKARGSAEQAERKALYAQACKTIWDDAVGIFPATITTAYAVRDTVRGFTPVPSNQPDLSTVLMGG
- a CDS encoding ABC transporter ATP-binding protein, with product MTDIRPSEGGTPEPLLRVTDLRLSLGRGAGAVDLVRGVSLDVPAGTTVAVVGESGSGKSLTALAMMGLLPPGVTVGGGDIVLDGAPVARLTERQWQPLRGRELSMIFQDPLSALNPCIRVGDQIAEMFRRRAGASRREARDRAVESMVEVGIPDAANRARSYPHEFSGGMRQRVMIAMALSLQPRLLIADEPTTALDVTVQAQIMRLLAERKQARGLTMILISHDLGVVSRSADQVVVMYAGRVVESGPSRDVLSRPAHPYTVGLMRSVPDRRRPGATLEAIGGQPPDPRTVPAGCAFHPRCPMARDRCRTEVPALRPVAPARASACHFADEVVGDAPDRPSADTSEVSGHV
- a CDS encoding ABC transporter permease; this translates as MTLHPASPAEAPDRAPAGEPAVTPTPAASAPTRRRIPPRARISLAFLALVVLAAAFGPVLLPYSATETDLPNRLLPPGASLSGGGVALLGTDQLGRDLLAQILAGSRVSVVVGLATVLIGGFVGLVLGLLAGYFGGWADTLISRLGDVQLAFPSVLLAILIAGVLGPSLTNIIIALAVTRWVIFARVVRASAITVHALEYVDSARVLGVGHLRILIRYILPSCWAPLLVAGTAQIGLAMVGEASLSFLGLGVPVTQASWGATISDGRDYLSSAWWISTLPGVALALVVVAVGLVSDAYRDHTDPRAAL
- a CDS encoding alcohol dehydrogenase catalytic domain-containing protein encodes the protein MRAVVCHGPEDYRLEHVPVPVPGPGEALVRVEAVGICASDLKCYHGASKFWGDDTRPAWAETGVVPGHEFVGEVVALDDAARARWGVEVGDRVVSEQIVPCWECRYCRRGQYWMCGPHDIYGFKRRTPGAMASYMVFPAAALVHRVSRDLPPAHAAFAEPLSCALHAVERGGITFDDVVVVAGCGPIGLGMVAGARAKSPAHVVALDVSDDRLDLAAACGADVTVNISRQDPLEVVRGLTDGYGADVYLEGSGHPAAVGQGLNLLRKLGTYVEYGVFGSDVTVDWSIISDDKELDVRGAHLGPHCWPAAIRMLESGVLPMDRICTHQLPLADFQQGLDLVGDGSRSVKVSLIPG
- a CDS encoding ABC transporter permease, with protein sequence MLRFVLKRLAQAVLIILASLTVVFLVVRVAPGDPAALILGASASQSDIAALRTQLGLDEPLLRQYLTFLQGVAQGDFGTSWRLGGDALANVLERLPATLQLSAFALLITVAVGFPLGVLSARRAGSWIDRAISVPTLLGQALPTFWVGVMLILVFSRTLDVLPATANGTVASLVLPSVTLALPFLGWLARLVRNGVLEELGKDYVRTARAKGVDGRVVFYRHVVRNMMIPVVTLLGLLVGNFIANAVIIEVVFAWPGIGSLMIDSITNRDYSVVQAVIMTITVAYVLLNLLVDFLYVKLDPRLNPEHMS
- a CDS encoding LacI family DNA-binding transcriptional regulator, which translates into the protein MNSPRRVTLQDIATSVGLSVNTVSRALAGKSAVSEETRAMIKAEADRLGYVPNTMARSLVLGQAMTIGVVITNPSNPFYSRMISAIEQRGSTLGYSVLLVVSEENHANELRAVESMRRWGVDGALVVPVQPEVDHWRRLVAAGTELVLVNRDLPELDCDLVGIDYERGAYQATLHLLDSGVERMYLLEEDLAISTVGARMAGFDRALTERGVPAESVRVLRVPTRRRAANTLPWEPAEAYELAQRLVADVPPRSGILVGNDYFALGVYRALTEAGRRVGEDVSVVGFGDHPFSAYLDPGLSSVRLPAEQVGTAAVDQLVARIGRRGSGAPRTRISFPGELVVRGSSNHRQSTAADPGSR